A genomic window from Pseudomonadales bacterium includes:
- a CDS encoding carbon starvation protein A, which produces MDSVLIVLLGIAGMAFGWFVYSRFIARRIFQLDPDFVTPAHEFNDGADFVPTNKYVLWGHHFTSVAGAAPIVGPAIAVYWGWVPAVLWVVLGTIFFAGIHDFGALWASNRHKAKSIGALSETVIGKRTRSLFMVVTFLLLLMVNAVFGVVIANAFVSSPSAVFPAWAAIVVALVIGQLVHRKFNLIALSISGVIVLYLSVYAGSYIPLELPDMLGLTPQANWIIILFIYAAIASMLPVWMLLQPRDFINGMQLVVGLILLYGAVFLFLPDISAPAFNDQLSASSPSIIPLLFVTIACGAISGFHGIVASGTSSKQLDKETDARFVGYLGAVGEGSLALITIVTVSGVALATTPEAWHQIYDEFGTAGAGSFITGGANLIDAGWGIPAEVAQTLLATMVVLFAGTTMDSGVRLQRYIIQEWGVIYGLPWLNQGVVATLIAVGACLLLAFGAGGASGTGGLIIWPLFGSTNQILAGMTLLVLSVMLIKMGRPVIYTMIPMVFVLTMSFLAGLVTLVQFWQDGNWLLVGLDVVVLVTSLLVMLEASSVIVRHRKGSGVQAASS; this is translated from the coding sequence ATGGACTCGGTTCTCATCGTATTGCTCGGCATCGCCGGGATGGCTTTCGGCTGGTTTGTGTATTCCCGTTTCATCGCCCGACGGATCTTTCAGCTGGATCCGGATTTCGTCACCCCGGCGCACGAATTCAACGACGGCGCCGATTTTGTTCCCACCAACAAATACGTTCTCTGGGGTCATCACTTCACTTCGGTAGCAGGAGCGGCCCCCATCGTCGGCCCTGCCATCGCCGTCTACTGGGGCTGGGTGCCTGCGGTGCTCTGGGTAGTGCTGGGTACGATCTTTTTCGCCGGCATCCATGACTTCGGCGCGCTCTGGGCGAGTAATCGGCACAAAGCGAAATCCATCGGCGCACTGTCCGAGACAGTCATCGGCAAGCGTACCCGCTCCCTGTTCATGGTCGTGACCTTTCTGCTGCTGCTCATGGTCAACGCGGTGTTCGGCGTGGTCATTGCCAACGCCTTTGTAAGCTCTCCGAGCGCGGTCTTTCCGGCCTGGGCCGCGATCGTGGTGGCACTTGTCATCGGTCAGCTCGTGCACCGGAAGTTCAATCTCATCGCGCTGAGTATCAGTGGTGTCATCGTTTTGTACCTTTCCGTCTATGCGGGCAGCTATATTCCACTCGAACTGCCGGACATGCTTGGCCTCACCCCCCAGGCCAACTGGATCATCATCCTTTTCATCTACGCCGCGATCGCATCCATGCTGCCGGTCTGGATGCTGCTGCAGCCCCGGGATTTCATCAACGGCATGCAGCTCGTTGTTGGTCTGATTCTGCTTTACGGGGCGGTGTTTCTGTTTCTGCCGGATATCTCCGCTCCCGCGTTCAATGATCAGCTCTCAGCGAGTTCACCGTCCATCATTCCATTGCTGTTTGTAACTATCGCCTGCGGTGCGATATCCGGCTTTCACGGTATCGTGGCTTCCGGTACCAGTTCCAAGCAGCTTGACAAGGAGACGGACGCCCGCTTCGTGGGCTATCTTGGTGCGGTAGGTGAAGGTTCTCTGGCGCTGATCACCATAGTGACGGTCAGCGGTGTTGCGCTGGCCACGACGCCAGAGGCCTGGCATCAGATCTACGATGAGTTCGGTACCGCCGGTGCGGGATCCTTCATCACTGGTGGCGCGAACCTCATTGATGCCGGCTGGGGAATTCCTGCTGAAGTTGCGCAGACACTGCTTGCCACCATGGTCGTGCTTTTTGCGGGTACCACCATGGACTCGGGTGTGCGTCTGCAGCGCTATATCATTCAGGAGTGGGGTGTCATCTATGGACTGCCCTGGTTGAACCAGGGTGTGGTGGCCACACTGATCGCGGTGGGTGCCTGTCTGCTGCTTGCGTTTGGTGCCGGGGGTGCATCCGGTACTGGTGGTCTGATCATCTGGCCCCTGTTTGGCTCGACCAATCAGATCCTGGCTGGCATGACCCTGCTGGTGCTGAGCGTGATGCTGATCAAGATGGGTCGGCCGGTGATCTATACGATGATTCCCATGGTGTTTGTGTTGACCATGTCGTTCCTGGCCGGCCTTGTCACCCTTGTGCAGTTCTGGCAGGACGGCAACTGGCTGCTAGTCGGGCTCGATGTGGTGGTACTGGTCACCAGCCTGCTGGTGATGCTGGAAGCCAGTTCGGTCATTGTGCGGCACAGAAAGGGCAGTGGAGTACAGGCAGCGTCTTCCTGA
- a CDS encoding sodium-dependent transporter yields MKSATHEQWSSSFGFLMAAIGFAVGLGNIWRFPYVTGENGGGAFIVVYLLCVFCIGAPILMAEILIGRRGGMSPSASMQAVAIAEGRSPQWRWVGGLTLLTAFVVEVVYCVVAGWVLYYLFVALQTGFAGVDAVSSQNRFDALLADVSGMIGWTALGLLFTGWIIYAGVRNGIERAVRVLMPMLFALLVLLACYNVYAGGFGAAADYLFRPDFSKVTAGMVLAAIGQAFFSVGVAMAGMMTFGAYLPKHVSITRSVLIVVSADTMVALVAGLVVFPAVFKFGLDPSGGAGLVFQTLPVAFAQMPGGHLVSVLFFLLLAVGAITSMVGLIEPIVSWVEEHRGFSRHKSALFTICSVAALSVVSVLSYNVISEWQVFGRDLNGILDYVSNQIMLPVGGLLIAWFAGWYVRRETTRAELAMASPAMFRFWHVAIRYLVPPALLLILITGLGG; encoded by the coding sequence ATGAAGAGCGCCACTCACGAGCAATGGTCCTCAAGTTTCGGTTTTCTCATGGCGGCGATCGGCTTTGCCGTGGGCCTGGGCAACATCTGGCGGTTTCCCTACGTCACCGGTGAGAACGGTGGCGGGGCCTTCATCGTGGTGTATCTGCTGTGTGTGTTCTGCATCGGAGCACCTATCCTCATGGCGGAAATTCTGATTGGTCGACGGGGCGGGATGAGTCCCTCAGCCTCCATGCAGGCTGTCGCGATCGCGGAAGGACGCAGCCCGCAGTGGCGCTGGGTCGGTGGACTCACCCTGCTGACGGCCTTTGTGGTGGAGGTGGTCTACTGTGTGGTGGCAGGCTGGGTGCTCTACTACCTGTTTGTCGCGCTGCAGACCGGGTTTGCGGGTGTCGATGCGGTGAGTTCCCAGAACCGTTTCGACGCGCTGCTCGCGGATGTGTCCGGGATGATCGGCTGGACGGCGCTCGGGCTGCTGTTTACCGGCTGGATCATCTACGCAGGTGTGCGCAATGGCATCGAGCGGGCGGTTCGGGTGCTGATGCCGATGCTGTTTGCCCTGCTGGTGCTGCTGGCCTGTTACAACGTTTATGCCGGAGGTTTCGGTGCAGCCGCCGACTACCTGTTTCGACCGGATTTCAGCAAGGTGACAGCGGGGATGGTGCTCGCGGCGATCGGCCAGGCATTTTTCTCGGTGGGCGTGGCGATGGCGGGGATGATGACCTTCGGCGCTTATCTGCCAAAGCACGTGTCGATCACCCGCAGCGTACTTATTGTTGTCTCGGCTGACACGATGGTGGCACTGGTTGCCGGACTGGTCGTGTTCCCTGCGGTGTTCAAATTCGGTCTGGATCCTTCCGGCGGCGCAGGGCTGGTGTTTCAGACGCTGCCGGTTGCCTTCGCGCAGATGCCGGGCGGGCATCTGGTGTCGGTATTGTTTTTTCTGCTCCTTGCGGTTGGGGCAATCACCTCCATGGTCGGTCTGATCGAACCGATCGTCTCCTGGGTCGAGGAACACAGAGGTTTCTCCCGGCACAAGAGCGCGCTTTTCACCATCTGTTCTGTCGCCGCGCTGAGTGTGGTGAGTGTGCTTTCCTACAATGTGATTTCCGAATGGCAGGTCTTCGGGCGGGACCTCAATGGGATTCTGGATTACGTTTCGAACCAGATCATGCTGCCCGTCGGCGGTCTGCTGATCGCCTGGTTTGCCGGCTGGTATGTGCGCCGGGAGACAACCAGGGCCGAACTGGCAATGGCCAGTCCGGCGATGTTCCGCTTCTGGCACGTGGCCATTCGCTACCTGGTACCACCGGCGTTGCTGCTCATTCTGATTACGGGGTTGGGCGGTTAA
- a CDS encoding cytochrome P450, with amino-acid sequence MAEEQQTTGGSANTPDNTAGDTAQERMKRSNTEIWKEWAIDVDRDPQSIPLAKLNPAHPSLFEAHTMMPYFERLRAESPVNYCEESQFGPYWSITAYDDIKYVDSHHELFSSDSRMGGIRLGGQVMLDQEPDPTFHLPMFIMEDPPKHDEQRKVVAPMFAPRHLADFEPLIRERAGRILDGLPRNETFNWVEKVSKELTGQMLATLFGVPQEDRHKIIYWSDCVENLSNPEFFSSVEEGFQELWRCWQYFDAVWKERAAGPPRDDDLISMLVHGESTKDMPPNEYLGNILLLIVGGNDTTRNSISGGVLALNQNPDQYEKLTSNPDLIPNMVSEIIRWQSPVAHMCRTAMEDTEIRGRKIRKHDRLVMWYISGNRDDKAFDRPDEFLIDRQDARKHLSFGFGIHRCLGNRLGEMQLRIIWEEILKRFPKVEVVGKPKYLKSSFIHGIVDLPVRLPG; translated from the coding sequence ATGGCTGAAGAACAGCAGACAACCGGGGGATCGGCCAATACCCCCGACAACACTGCCGGCGACACGGCACAGGAACGGATGAAGCGATCGAATACCGAGATCTGGAAAGAGTGGGCGATCGACGTCGATCGGGATCCCCAGTCCATCCCTCTGGCCAAGCTCAATCCCGCACATCCGAGTCTGTTCGAAGCGCACACGATGATGCCCTACTTCGAACGACTGCGTGCGGAATCACCTGTGAACTACTGCGAAGAAAGTCAGTTCGGTCCTTACTGGTCGATCACAGCCTATGACGACATCAAGTATGTGGATTCGCATCATGAGCTGTTCTCCTCCGACTCCCGCATGGGCGGCATCCGTCTGGGCGGTCAGGTGATGCTCGATCAGGAACCCGATCCGACCTTCCACCTGCCGATGTTCATCATGGAAGACCCGCCGAAACATGACGAGCAGCGCAAGGTCGTGGCACCCATGTTCGCCCCCCGGCATCTGGCCGACTTCGAGCCGCTGATCCGTGAACGCGCCGGTCGAATACTCGACGGCCTGCCGCGCAACGAGACCTTCAACTGGGTGGAAAAGGTATCGAAAGAGCTGACCGGCCAGATGCTGGCCACCCTGTTCGGCGTGCCCCAGGAAGACCGCCACAAGATCATTTACTGGTCTGATTGCGTTGAGAATCTGAGTAACCCCGAGTTCTTCAGCTCGGTCGAAGAGGGCTTTCAGGAACTGTGGCGCTGCTGGCAGTACTTCGATGCGGTCTGGAAGGAGCGGGCAGCCGGTCCGCCGCGGGATGACGATCTGATCTCCATGCTGGTGCACGGCGAGTCCACCAAAGACATGCCGCCCAACGAGTATCTCGGCAATATCCTGCTGCTGATCGTCGGGGGAAACGATACGACCCGCAATTCAATCAGCGGTGGTGTGCTCGCCCTGAACCAGAATCCTGATCAGTACGAGAAGCTCACCAGCAATCCGGATCTGATTCCCAATATGGTCTCAGAAATCATCCGCTGGCAGTCCCCGGTGGCACATATGTGCCGCACCGCCATGGAAGACACGGAGATCCGTGGGCGGAAGATCCGCAAACACGACCGGCTGGTGATGTGGTACATATCCGGTAACCGGGATGACAAGGCCTTCGATCGACCCGACGAGTTCCTGATCGACCGGCAGGATGCCCGCAAGCATCTGTCATTCGGTTTCGGCATCCACCGCTGTCTCGGGAATCGACTCGGCGAGATGCAGCTGCGCATCATCTGGGAAGAAATTCTGAAGCGCTTCCCTAAAGTTGAGGTGGTCGGTAAGCCGAAGTATCTGAAATCCAGCTTTATTCACGGGATTGTCGATCTGCCGGTGCGGCTGCCTGGCTGA
- a CDS encoding polyphosphate kinase 2 family protein yields MVKIDDPTAIEDFVAPFRIEAPAAFRLTQHDPGGTGMMDSDLKEDAKDLLAKSIDWMAEQQAMLAARERWSLLLIFQARDAAGKDSTIKHVMTGINPQGCQVTSFKHPGPEVLDHDYLWRYHRHIPGRGDIGIFNRSYYEEVLIVRLREELLRAQKLPDSLITESVWRDRFEDINNFERYLTRNGVLVVKFFLNVSKEEQKQRFIERLEHPEKHWKFSPADIESRRYWDDYTLLYEEMIRNTSTAWAPWFVIPADKKWFTRLLVASVVVGRLHTLGLSYPEVDDATKAGFKDARALLDTL; encoded by the coding sequence ATGGTCAAGATCGATGATCCCACCGCGATTGAGGACTTTGTCGCACCCTTCCGGATCGAGGCGCCCGCGGCCTTCCGGCTGACTCAGCATGATCCCGGAGGCACCGGGATGATGGATTCAGACCTCAAGGAGGATGCGAAGGATCTTCTCGCGAAAAGTATTGACTGGATGGCCGAACAGCAGGCGATGCTGGCGGCCCGGGAGCGCTGGTCGCTGCTGCTGATTTTCCAGGCCCGGGACGCAGCCGGCAAAGACAGTACCATCAAACATGTAATGACCGGCATCAATCCCCAGGGATGTCAGGTGACGTCGTTCAAACATCCGGGTCCGGAGGTACTGGACCACGATTATCTCTGGCGCTACCACCGGCATATCCCGGGTCGCGGTGACATCGGCATATTTAATCGCTCCTATTACGAAGAAGTCCTGATTGTGCGCCTGCGGGAAGAACTGCTGCGTGCTCAGAAGCTGCCGGACAGTCTGATCACCGAGAGCGTGTGGCGGGACCGATTCGAAGACATCAACAATTTCGAGCGCTACCTCACCCGCAATGGCGTGCTGGTGGTCAAATTCTTCCTGAATGTTTCGAAGGAGGAACAGAAGCAGCGCTTTATTGAACGCCTCGAACACCCCGAAAAACACTGGAAATTTTCCCCGGCCGATATCGAATCCCGGCGCTACTGGGACGATTACACGCTGCTCTACGAAGAAATGATCCGCAATACGTCCACCGCCTGGGCACCCTGGTTCGTGATACCGGCCGATAAAAAGTGGTTCACCCGACTGCTGGTCGCATCGGTGGTGGTGGGCAGACTGCACACTCTGGGTCTGAGCTATCCGGAAGTGGACGATGCAACGAAAGCCGGATTCAAGGATGCGCGAGCGCTGCTGGATACCCTGTAG
- a CDS encoding MaoC/PaaZ C-terminal domain-containing protein, which yields MADEGKGPGVLSTADVGLYTIARTTLLDSRTTMAYAAAINDANPAYFDDLREGGLAVHPCISFSLQWASRFRPDQKLNLRAAPFGVHASTDLRIHRPFKAGEAITTQGRMIQKRQLRPGVYNVERYRMTASDGELVAELDYNGITRGATLEGADVVVAEEPVQVAFSAVSDEPLWHTDVPIALHAAQQYTECAQIYNPIHTEPSVARAAGLPDIILHGSATKAMSLTAIIDHYFEGDATRITRLCGQLRGMVLMNSVIRVEALAEEIVDSRKRILFRTLNAQGQPAISNGVVCGRLS from the coding sequence GTGGCAGATGAAGGTAAGGGTCCTGGCGTGTTGAGCACCGCGGATGTCGGCCTCTACACCATTGCGAGAACCACGCTGCTCGACAGTCGCACTACGATGGCCTACGCAGCGGCCATCAACGATGCCAACCCGGCATACTTCGATGACCTGAGAGAGGGAGGGCTGGCTGTCCATCCCTGTATCAGTTTCTCACTGCAGTGGGCCAGCCGTTTTCGCCCGGATCAGAAGCTCAACCTGCGGGCTGCACCTTTTGGCGTGCACGCTTCCACCGATCTGCGGATCCACAGGCCCTTTAAGGCCGGTGAGGCGATCACCACCCAGGGTCGCATGATTCAGAAGCGACAGTTGCGGCCGGGGGTGTACAACGTGGAGCGCTACAGGATGACGGCCAGTGATGGCGAACTCGTGGCAGAGCTGGACTACAACGGCATTACCCGGGGTGCCACCCTCGAAGGAGCAGATGTGGTGGTGGCTGAGGAGCCGGTGCAGGTGGCATTTTCTGCGGTGTCTGATGAGCCCCTGTGGCATACCGATGTGCCGATAGCCCTGCACGCGGCACAGCAGTACACGGAGTGTGCGCAGATCTACAATCCCATTCATACCGAACCCAGCGTTGCGCGGGCCGCCGGGCTGCCGGACATCATCCTTCACGGCAGCGCGACCAAGGCCATGTCATTGACTGCGATCATCGATCACTACTTTGAAGGGGATGCCACCCGGATCACCCGGCTGTGTGGTCAGCTGCGGGGCATGGTGCTGATGAACTCTGTCATCAGAGTCGAAGCACTTGCCGAAGAAATCGTCGATTCCCGGAAGCGCATCCTGTTCCGCACGCTGAACGCTCAGGGCCAGCCGGCGATCAGCAACGGCGTGGTCTGCGGTCGGCTGAGCTGA
- a CDS encoding thioesterase family protein — protein MQLLDEAPVLDSEIDSLGHMNVRYYLTRVDRASRALLAAVGLASDSAAGAVIRRYDTYSRFHREQFAGATLSVAGGVLDIQADFARCFFEIRNPAREEIAATFITASTLIDTTSQRRLSFPAALAGVNEKYGVRLPDYGTPRSLSLDPPRTDVTLDMLSARVSEEPAAGMMSGRRETTVNAQDCDQNGRLREDVDLMFIMHRPQSGESTPSFGPPVMRTDNGHRFSWAMIETRALVLGRPRSGQRLVSIGADIAHGERWRQSRRWAFVVETGELVGVNDTVGIALDLDERRSIPIPGTIRETIERTWLPDLA, from the coding sequence ATGCAACTGCTAGACGAAGCCCCGGTACTGGACAGCGAGATCGATTCACTCGGGCACATGAACGTGCGCTATTACCTGACCCGGGTGGACCGGGCCAGCCGTGCCCTGCTGGCTGCGGTGGGACTTGCCTCCGACAGTGCAGCGGGAGCCGTCATTCGCCGTTACGACACCTACAGCCGCTTTCACAGGGAGCAGTTTGCGGGAGCCACACTCAGCGTCGCCGGTGGCGTCCTCGACATCCAGGCCGATTTCGCGCGCTGTTTCTTTGAGATACGCAACCCGGCCCGGGAGGAGATCGCCGCGACTTTCATCACTGCGAGCACCCTGATCGACACCACCAGCCAGCGACGCCTGAGTTTTCCCGCAGCACTGGCTGGTGTGAACGAAAAATATGGCGTACGCCTGCCGGACTATGGCACACCCCGCTCGCTGTCTCTGGATCCACCCCGCACGGATGTCACCCTGGATATGCTCAGTGCCCGGGTCAGTGAAGAGCCCGCTGCCGGAATGATGAGCGGCCGACGCGAAACAACCGTGAATGCTCAGGACTGCGACCAGAACGGTCGGCTGCGGGAAGACGTGGATCTGATGTTCATCATGCACCGGCCACAATCCGGTGAGAGTACCCCGTCCTTCGGACCGCCTGTGATGAGAACGGACAACGGCCATCGCTTCAGCTGGGCAATGATCGAGACCCGCGCTCTGGTCCTCGGACGACCCCGGAGCGGGCAGCGACTGGTTTCGATCGGAGCGGACATCGCACACGGTGAGCGCTGGCGCCAGTCCAGACGCTGGGCATTTGTGGTCGAGACCGGAGAACTCGTTGGCGTCAACGACACAGTCGGCATCGCGCTCGATCTCGACGAGCGGCGGTCCATCCCGATTCCAGGCACCATCCGGGAAACCATCGAGCGGACCTGGCTGCCCGACCTCGCCTGA
- a CDS encoding 3-hydroxyacyl-CoA dehydrogenase family protein, producing MKLADIHSIGILGAGIMGGGIAQCAILAGKKVIIRDLTDEICAKSKDVILNGRFGFNKAVEMGKMTQADLDKAMSLLEFTTDVNDLKDCDLIIEAIGGGADGAIENKPLKLKVWAEMDAVVKKEAVFASNTSMFTIADLAAVTKRPDRFIGMHLFSPANIMKLVEVTRTSETSQEVVDLIVDLSESWGKTPIVLKDVPGDTGFIGNRIMAAVRKEALKIIEEGVGTKEDVNLAMTLGFRWPAGPFPQGPSARSGWK from the coding sequence GTGAAACTGGCAGACATCCACAGTATCGGGATTCTCGGGGCAGGCATCATGGGCGGGGGTATCGCACAGTGCGCCATTCTTGCAGGCAAGAAGGTCATCATCCGGGATCTGACCGATGAAATCTGCGCGAAGTCGAAAGACGTCATTCTCAATGGCCGGTTCGGCTTCAACAAGGCGGTCGAGATGGGCAAGATGACCCAGGCCGATCTGGACAAGGCCATGTCATTGCTGGAGTTCACCACCGACGTGAACGATCTCAAGGACTGCGACCTCATCATCGAAGCGATTGGTGGCGGTGCGGATGGCGCGATCGAGAACAAACCGCTGAAACTCAAGGTCTGGGCGGAAATGGATGCGGTGGTAAAGAAGGAGGCGGTCTTCGCCAGCAATACCTCCATGTTCACCATCGCGGACCTGGCCGCGGTCACCAAACGCCCGGACCGGTTCATCGGCATGCATCTGTTCAGTCCGGCCAACATCATGAAGCTGGTCGAAGTCACCCGGACCAGCGAAACCAGCCAGGAAGTGGTGGATCTCATCGTCGACCTGAGCGAGAGCTGGGGTAAAACCCCCATCGTGTTGAAGGATGTGCCCGGCGACACCGGCTTCATCGGCAATCGCATCATGGCTGCGGTGCGGAAGGAGGCGTTGAAAATCATCGAGGAGGGCGTCGGCACAAAGGAAGATGTCAATCTGGCGATGACCCTGGGTTTCCGCTGGCCGGCTGGTCCCTTTCCCCAGGGACCCAGTGCGCGCAGCGGCTGGAAATAG